A stretch of Campylobacter gracilis DNA encodes these proteins:
- the ybeY gene encoding rRNA maturation RNase YbeY: protein MILCEQPYPEILDAIAAELGGESVELIFVRGEEMRQLNAQTRGIDKATDVLSFPLDPAAFAGFGEDLSEESSAHENSGDKILNAANSASENTGAANSASKNSNTMNSENSEGESPNDENLKNENFDGGNFAPALLGSVVINLDLVELKAAQLGHGRDDETALLFTHGLLHVLGYDHESDDGQMRAKECEIIEKFRLPKSLIVRTEGNEE from the coding sequence ATGATACTTTGCGAGCAGCCCTATCCCGAAATTTTGGACGCAATCGCGGCGGAGCTGGGCGGCGAGAGCGTCGAGTTAATTTTCGTGCGCGGCGAGGAGATGCGGCAGCTAAATGCGCAAACGCGCGGCATCGATAAGGCGACCGACGTGCTGAGCTTTCCGCTCGATCCTGCGGCATTTGCGGGCTTCGGCGAGGATTTGAGCGAAGAGAGCTCCGCGCATGAAAACAGCGGCGATAAAATTCTAAACGCCGCGAATTCCGCTAGTGAAAATACAGGCGCCGCAAATTCTGCGAGTAAAAATTCCAATACCATGAATTCCGAAAATTCCGAGGGCGAAAGTCCTAATGATGAAAATTTAAAGAATGAGAATTTTGACGGCGGGAATTTCGCCCCTGCGCTACTCGGCTCGGTCGTGATAAATTTAGACCTCGTGGAGTTAAAAGCCGCGCAGCTTGGGCACGGCAGAGATGACGAGACGGCGCTGCTTTTTACGCACGGTCTGCTGCACGTGCTAGGTTACGATCACGAAAGTGACGACGGACAGATGCGCGCCAAAGAGTGCGAGATCATCGAGAAATTCCGCCTTCCAAAAAGCCTAATCGTACGAACGGAAGGAAATGAGGAGTAG